In one Candidatus Planktophila vernalis genomic region, the following are encoded:
- the radA gene encoding DNA repair protein RadA produces MAKVEKDPFRCSECGWSSQKWVGRCGECQAWGSVEELAAPKKLSLVPGNVTSKATPIGDVDLSAAHARPTGVSELDRVLGGGLVPGAAILLAGEPGVGKSTLLLSVAAQTAAKGIPALYVSGEESASQVRLRAERIKAIDPQLFLASETDLGAVIAHIDAVKPQLLIIDSVQTIGSSTADGSPGGVTQVREVAGALIRICKDRDITLLLVGHVTKDGSIAGPRLLEHIVDVVLQFEGERHSRLRLIRAIKNRFGASDEVGCFDLSDSGIESVLDPTGLFTSRHAEPVPGTCVTVTLEGRRPLLAEIQALVSQGRENDFGNARRVVSGLDSARTSMTLAVLELRAGVRVGGRDVYAATVGGMKMSEPAADLALALAVASAAKGLALPSDLVAIGEVGLAGEIRKVSGVDRRLQEAFRLGFKRALVPTGSETKIAGMEIVEVSRLDQALKRVKITGE; encoded by the coding sequence ATGGCCAAAGTTGAGAAAGATCCATTCCGCTGTAGTGAATGCGGTTGGAGCTCGCAAAAATGGGTTGGCCGCTGCGGTGAATGCCAAGCATGGGGCTCAGTTGAAGAGTTAGCTGCGCCTAAGAAACTCTCACTTGTTCCTGGAAATGTCACAAGTAAAGCAACTCCTATTGGAGATGTTGATCTATCTGCAGCACATGCACGTCCTACGGGCGTATCAGAGCTCGATCGCGTACTTGGTGGCGGATTAGTTCCAGGTGCTGCAATCTTGTTAGCAGGTGAACCTGGAGTTGGTAAATCAACACTACTTCTCTCAGTTGCGGCGCAAACTGCAGCTAAAGGAATTCCTGCCCTCTATGTCAGCGGTGAAGAATCAGCATCACAAGTTCGACTACGTGCAGAGCGCATTAAAGCAATTGATCCACAGTTATTTCTAGCATCAGAGACAGATCTTGGCGCAGTCATTGCTCACATTGACGCCGTTAAACCGCAGTTACTCATTATTGACTCAGTACAAACAATAGGTAGCAGCACAGCAGATGGTTCACCTGGTGGTGTGACACAAGTACGCGAAGTTGCAGGAGCACTTATTCGAATCTGTAAAGATCGCGACATTACTTTGCTTCTAGTTGGCCATGTAACAAAAGATGGCTCTATCGCAGGTCCTAGACTTCTTGAACACATCGTTGATGTTGTTTTGCAGTTTGAAGGAGAGCGTCACTCACGCCTTCGCCTTATTCGTGCAATAAAAAACCGCTTCGGTGCATCTGATGAAGTCGGTTGTTTTGATTTAAGTGATTCAGGAATTGAATCCGTGCTTGACCCAACTGGACTCTTTACATCCCGCCATGCAGAACCAGTTCCTGGAACGTGTGTGACTGTAACTCTTGAAGGTCGCCGCCCATTACTTGCAGAGATTCAAGCCCTTGTTAGCCAGGGACGTGAGAATGATTTTGGAAATGCACGTCGTGTTGTCTCTGGCCTTGATTCTGCCCGCACATCAATGACTTTAGCTGTTCTAGAACTTCGCGCAGGAGTGCGAGTGGGTGGCCGTGATGTTTATGCAGCAACAGTTGGTGGCATGAAAATGTCAGAGCCGGCCGCTGATTTAGCGTTGGCCTTAGCCGTTGCATCTGCAGCTAAAGGTTTAGCTCTTCCCTCTGATTTAGTTGCAATCGGTGAAGTTGGTCTAGCTGGTGAAATTCGTAAGGTGAGCGGCGTTGATCGCCGTCTGCAGGAAGCATTTCGTCTAGGTTTCAAGCGAGCGTTAGTTCCTACGGGTTCAGAGACAAAGATTGCAGGTATGGAGATTGTTGAAGTTTCACGTCTTGATCAAGCACTCAAACGGGTAAAAATCACTGGCGAATGA